A genomic segment from Thermotoga neapolitana DSM 4359 encodes:
- the rhaI gene encoding L-rhamnose isomerase codes for MEEIFRELDELKFELPSWAFSDAGTRFAVFHEEGAACNVFERIEDAALVHELTGCCPSVALHIPWDRVENWEELKEFAKEKGLRIGAINPNLFQDPDYKYGSLTNPSEKIRKKAIAHVMECVDIAVKTDSKVISLWLADGTDYPGQDDFRSRKKRLEESLKYIYDNMPEDMYLFIEYKFFEPAFYHTDIPDWGTSYLLAEKLGERALVLVDLGHHAQGTNIEYIVATLLSERKLGGFHLNNRKYADDDLTIASINPYEVFLIFKEIVFAWRDPELSDFAKKVVLMFDQAHITKPKILATVQSVVMAQELFAKALLIDENRLREAQKKCDVVEAEEALMDAFRTDVRPLLREYRRRKNLPEDPIKVFREGNYMEKRRRERR; via the coding sequence ATGGAAGAGATCTTTAGAGAACTGGACGAGTTGAAATTCGAACTTCCTTCCTGGGCGTTCAGCGATGCCGGAACGAGGTTTGCCGTCTTTCACGAAGAAGGAGCGGCCTGCAACGTCTTCGAGCGAATAGAGGATGCTGCGCTCGTTCATGAACTCACAGGGTGTTGTCCTTCCGTTGCCCTCCACATTCCATGGGACAGGGTGGAAAACTGGGAAGAACTGAAAGAGTTTGCAAAGGAAAAAGGTTTGAGGATAGGGGCCATCAACCCGAATCTCTTCCAGGATCCAGATTACAAGTATGGAAGTCTCACCAATCCCAGTGAGAAGATCAGAAAGAAAGCGATCGCGCACGTGATGGAATGTGTGGACATAGCGGTGAAAACGGACTCGAAAGTGATCAGCCTGTGGCTTGCAGACGGAACGGATTATCCGGGTCAGGACGATTTCCGTTCCAGAAAGAAAAGGCTCGAAGAGTCCCTGAAGTACATTTACGACAACATGCCGGAGGATATGTACCTCTTCATAGAGTACAAGTTCTTCGAGCCTGCCTTCTACCACACGGACATACCGGACTGGGGAACGAGTTATCTTCTCGCTGAAAAGCTGGGAGAGCGAGCCCTCGTGCTGGTCGATCTGGGACATCACGCTCAGGGAACGAACATAGAGTACATCGTGGCCACTCTGCTTTCGGAGAGAAAACTCGGAGGATTTCACCTGAACAACAGAAAGTACGCAGATGACGATCTCACGATCGCTTCCATAAACCCATATGAGGTGTTTTTGATCTTCAAGGAGATCGTCTTTGCCTGGAGAGATCCTGAGCTTTCTGACTTTGCAAAGAAAGTGGTTCTCATGTTCGATCAGGCACATATCACAAAACCGAAGATCCTCGCAACGGTACAATCCGTCGTGATGGCCCAGGAACTCTTTGCGAAGGCACTTCTCATAGATGAAAATCGACTGAGAGAAGCTCAAAAAAAGTGCGATGTGGTGGAGGCCGAGGAGGCTCTGATGGATGCCTTCCGAACGGATGTGAGGCCACTTCTTAGGGAGTACAGAAGACGAAAGAACCTTCCAGAAGATCCGATAAAGGTGTTCAGGGAAGGAAATTACATGGAGAAAAGAAGGAGAGAGAGAAGATGA
- a CDS encoding sensory rhodopsin transducer, whose product MNGAKRWFFPDGYIPCGKRGYLASHESLCIMNVNKETAKIKIWFFFEDRDPLSHEVEVPPGRSLHLRLDKLGIPRCKPYSIMAESTTPVVMQLSRLDVGKEHHTLMTTIGYWEE is encoded by the coding sequence ATGAACGGTGCAAAAAGATGGTTCTTCCCTGATGGTTACATTCCGTGCGGCAAGAGGGGCTATCTCGCCTCCCACGAGTCACTGTGCATCATGAACGTAAACAAGGAGACCGCGAAGATAAAGATCTGGTTCTTCTTTGAAGACAGAGATCCTCTCAGCCACGAGGTGGAAGTCCCTCCAGGAAGAAGTCTTCATCTCAGGTTGGACAAACTCGGAATTCCCCGATGCAAACCTTACAGTATCATGGCAGAGAGCACCACACCTGTTGTTATGCAACTTTCACGACTTGATGTTGGAAAGGAACATCACACCCTGATGACAACAATCGGTTACTGGGAGGAGTGA
- a CDS encoding DeoR/GlpR family DNA-binding transcription regulator, translating into MKEERLKEILDIVDKNGFVSMKDLQEKLGVSMITVRRDVAELVKRNLVRKVHGGIRKVNYFEKETDFMRRLSINREAKERIAQLALDFVEDNDIIFLDASTTAHIFARHLASSQKSVHVITNNLLTAMELSKNPGISVVLLTGKVNPENLAVEGSLTIECGKKFSVKKAFVSCRGVTAEEGTYEINTMEMGIKRIFVEKAEEIFVLADFSKIGKRSLAHLIPTERIDYLITERKPPENQYEIFREKGVKIVH; encoded by the coding sequence ATGAAGGAGGAAAGATTGAAGGAGATTCTTGATATCGTTGACAAAAACGGTTTTGTCAGCATGAAGGATCTTCAGGAGAAACTCGGTGTTTCGATGATCACCGTGAGAAGAGATGTGGCAGAACTGGTGAAGAGGAATCTGGTGAGAAAAGTACACGGCGGTATAAGAAAGGTGAACTACTTCGAGAAGGAAACAGATTTCATGAGAAGGCTCTCGATAAACAGGGAGGCAAAAGAGAGGATCGCCCAGCTTGCGCTGGACTTTGTGGAGGACAACGACATCATCTTTCTGGACGCAAGCACCACTGCACATATCTTTGCAAGGCATCTGGCTTCGTCTCAAAAGTCTGTTCACGTCATCACGAACAATCTACTCACTGCCATGGAACTTTCGAAAAACCCCGGTATAAGTGTTGTTCTGCTCACGGGAAAAGTGAACCCGGAGAACCTGGCGGTTGAAGGCTCCCTGACGATAGAGTGTGGGAAGAAGTTCTCTGTGAAAAAAGCGTTTGTTTCATGCAGAGGCGTGACCGCAGAAGAGGGAACCTACGAAATAAACACGATGGAGATGGGAATAAAGAGGATCTTCGTTGAGAAAGCGGAAGAGATCTTCGTTCTTGCCGACTTCAGCAAGATAGGAAAAAGATCACTGGCACATCTGATACCCACAGAAAGGATTGACTATCTGATCACAGAAAGAAAGCCCCCTGAGAATCAGTATGAAATATTCAGGGAAAAAGGTGTGAAAATTGTCCA